The Flavobacterium sp. 123 genome contains a region encoding:
- the pcaD gene encoding 3-oxoadipate enol-lactonase — protein sequence MSEIKTHTTQLNYVFDDFKKEQTIVFSNSLGTDLSMWDKQVGLLGLEYNILRYDTRGHGKSEVLTGEYTIEMMGKDVLELLDFLKIDKVHFCGLSIGGLTGQWLGIHAPQRLNKLILSNTAAKIGNTEAWNTRIETVLQNGLKSIVSGTQERWFTPEFVAENRAEVDTVLTKFTQTPLEGYVASCAAVRDADFTDEIYKISVPTLIISGTEDAVTTANDAKFFKERVPNLTLFTVEAAHISNIEKADDFTKLLIEFIKN from the coding sequence ATGTCAGAAATAAAAACACATACTACCCAATTGAATTATGTATTTGATGATTTTAAGAAAGAACAAACTATTGTTTTTTCTAATTCATTAGGAACGGATTTAAGCATGTGGGATAAGCAAGTAGGATTGTTGGGGCTAGAATATAATATTCTTCGTTACGACACTCGTGGCCACGGAAAAAGTGAGGTTCTTACTGGCGAATATACTATCGAAATGATGGGAAAAGATGTTCTAGAATTACTCGATTTTCTAAAAATTGATAAAGTACATTTTTGTGGATTATCTATTGGTGGATTAACTGGACAATGGTTGGGGATTCACGCACCGCAACGGTTGAACAAATTAATACTTTCTAATACTGCTGCAAAAATTGGAAACACAGAAGCTTGGAATACTCGAATCGAAACCGTTTTGCAAAATGGTTTGAAGAGCATTGTTTCAGGAACACAAGAACGTTGGTTTACACCAGAATTTGTTGCCGAAAATAGAGCAGAAGTTGATACCGTTTTAACCAAGTTTACACAAACACCACTAGAAGGATATGTTGCTTCTTGCGCTGCTGTTCGAGATGCGGATTTTACAGACGAAATTTATAAAATTTCAGTACCAACTTTAATTATTTCTGGAACCGAAGATGCCGTAACTACAGCGAATGATGCTAAGTTTTTTAAAGAAAGAGTTCCAAATCTTACCTTGTTTACTGTAGAAGCGGCTCATATTTCGAATATTGAAAAAGCAGATGATTTTACCAAATTACTGATTGAATTTATTAAAAATTAA
- the catA gene encoding catechol 1,2-dioxygenase, producing the protein MTRAQIDTLLQKIESTEQVGGGNDRIKAIVNRINRDLFYAIEDLDIQPEEIWKAVNFLTQAGVNGEYGLIAAGMGIEHFLDLRMDEEEERAGISGGTPRTIEGPLYVAGAPKSVGFARLDDGTEVEEGKVFFMQGQVVDGNNNPIPGAIVEVWHANLKGNYSYFDQTQSDFNLRRTIETDENGNYQFRSILPSGYACPPGGSTDVLLTSIGRHGNRPSHVHFFVSAPGFRKLTTQINFEGDPYLWDDFAFATRPGLVPDQVDITDAEKIKEKGLTKPYSSIDFGFTLHSEIEGLHDAEVERLRAESVV; encoded by the coding sequence ATGACTAGAGCACAAATTGATACTTTACTACAAAAAATAGAAAGTACAGAACAAGTAGGTGGTGGAAATGACAGAATTAAAGCAATTGTGAACAGAATCAATCGTGATTTGTTTTATGCAATAGAAGATTTAGATATTCAACCAGAAGAAATATGGAAAGCTGTAAACTTCCTTACACAAGCAGGGGTTAACGGAGAATATGGTTTAATCGCTGCAGGAATGGGAATTGAGCATTTTTTAGACTTACGTATGGACGAAGAGGAAGAAAGAGCGGGAATTTCAGGAGGTACGCCAAGAACAATTGAAGGACCACTTTATGTAGCTGGAGCACCAAAATCTGTTGGTTTCGCCCGTTTGGATGATGGAACTGAAGTAGAAGAAGGGAAAGTTTTCTTTATGCAAGGACAAGTTGTAGATGGAAATAATAACCCAATTCCTGGAGCTATTGTAGAGGTTTGGCATGCTAACTTAAAAGGGAATTATTCTTATTTTGACCAAACTCAATCTGATTTTAACTTGCGTAGAACTATTGAAACTGATGAAAATGGGAACTACCAATTCCGCAGTATTCTTCCTTCTGGATATGCGTGTCCTCCAGGAGGTTCAACGGATGTATTGTTAACATCAATCGGTCGTCATGGAAATCGTCCGTCTCATGTTCATTTCTTTGTTTCTGCTCCAGGCTTCAGAAAACTGACTACTCAAATTAATTTTGAAGGCGATCCATACTTATGGGATGATTTTGCTTTTGCTACTCGACCAGGTTTAGTTCCTGATCAAGTTGATATTACTGATGCTGAAAAAATCAAAGAGAAAGGTTTAACTAAGCCTTATTCCTCAATCGATTTCGGATTCACTTTACACAGTGAAATAGAAGGATTACATGATGCCGAAGTAGAACGATTAAGAGCTGAATCTGTAGTATAA
- the benC gene encoding benzoate 1,2-dioxygenase electron transfer component BenC, with translation MAKIALNFEDGITRFMDSLPNETVAETAYRVGINIPLDCADGACGTCKCKMRSGNFDAGDYIEEALSDEEAAAGFALACQARPQSDLVVDILASSIACKVKSSAIATEITALNRLSSEIYQLKLQASDDSSFEFLPGQYVNIEVPGTSYTRSYSYSSQPGTNEAEFLIKLVPGGLMSTYLKDQAAVGGSLNIVTPIGSFYLREVQRELIFIAGGTGIAPFMSMLEKLKADKNTTPIHLFYGATTSENVVELERLKAFSEIMPLKIFTCTSDEQAEGHDKGFVTQWINKEILGETTYDIYICGPNMMVEAVKNTLDKEAINHVNFYMEKFVPTGQESVKV, from the coding sequence ATGGCAAAAATAGCATTAAACTTTGAGGACGGAATTACCCGATTTATGGATAGTTTGCCCAACGAAACCGTAGCAGAAACTGCTTATCGTGTGGGAATAAATATTCCGTTGGATTGTGCCGATGGCGCATGTGGTACTTGTAAATGTAAAATGAGATCAGGTAACTTCGACGCAGGAGATTATATCGAAGAAGCTTTGTCAGATGAAGAAGCTGCAGCAGGTTTTGCCCTTGCTTGTCAAGCAAGACCTCAATCGGATTTGGTTGTGGATATTTTGGCTAGTTCAATAGCTTGCAAAGTGAAATCTTCAGCAATAGCTACAGAAATTACAGCATTAAACCGACTATCTTCAGAAATCTATCAATTAAAATTGCAAGCTTCAGATGATAGTTCATTTGAATTTCTTCCGGGGCAATATGTAAATATTGAAGTACCAGGAACTTCGTATACCAGATCGTATTCGTACAGTTCACAACCCGGAACTAATGAAGCGGAATTTTTAATCAAATTGGTGCCAGGAGGATTAATGAGTACGTATTTGAAAGATCAGGCAGCCGTTGGCGGAAGCTTAAATATAGTAACACCTATTGGTAGTTTTTATCTGAGAGAAGTCCAACGCGAATTGATTTTTATTGCTGGAGGTACAGGAATTGCGCCTTTTATGTCAATGCTAGAAAAACTAAAAGCAGATAAAAACACTACTCCAATTCACTTGTTTTACGGAGCAACGACATCAGAAAACGTGGTAGAACTGGAACGATTGAAAGCCTTTAGCGAAATAATGCCTTTGAAAATATTTACATGTACCTCTGACGAACAAGCTGAAGGTCACGATAAAGGATTCGTCACTCAATGGATTAATAAAGAAATTCTTGGTGAAACAACCTATGATATCTATATCTGTGGACCAAATATGATGGTGGAAGCGGTAAAAAATACGCTTGACAAAGAAGCAATCAATCATGTTAATTTCTACATGGAGAAATTTGTTCCAACGGGACAAGAAAGTGTTAAAGTATAA
- the benB gene encoding benzoate 1,2-dioxygenase small subunit — MTNFEKIQAFVYQEARHLDDKQWDEWLQLYDENVQFWMPSWDDEDNLTTNFETEISLIYYPNRNGLEDRVFRIRTERSSATLPDTRTNHVISNIEILEENETEVQLRFNWNTFSFRYNTLDQFFGVSFYTLKKTTDSFLISNKKVILKNDYIRQVLDIYHI, encoded by the coding sequence ATGACAAATTTCGAAAAAATACAAGCTTTTGTGTATCAAGAAGCAAGACATTTAGATGATAAACAATGGGATGAATGGCTTCAATTGTATGATGAAAACGTACAATTCTGGATGCCATCTTGGGATGATGAAGATAATTTGACAACAAATTTCGAAACTGAAATCTCATTAATTTATTATCCAAACAGAAATGGATTGGAAGATCGTGTTTTTAGAATTAGAACCGAACGTTCCAGTGCAACTTTGCCAGATACCAGAACCAATCATGTGATTTCAAATATTGAAATTCTGGAGGAAAATGAAACCGAAGTGCAACTACGTTTTAACTGGAACACCTTCAGTTTTCGATACAATACCTTGGATCAGTTTTTTGGAGTTTCTTTTTATACTTTAAAAAAAACTACCGATTCATTTTTAATTTCTAATAAAAAAGTCATCCTGAAAAACGATTATATCCGTCAGGTTCTTGACATCTATCATATTTAA
- the benD gene encoding benzoate diol dehydrogenase BenD codes for MIHPNRFLGKVVLVTGAAQGIGKTVALQLLNEGASVVLIDRSPIVNEIVLQLVEDQKNKALPVVADLEQFQGFQSVVAQGIEKFGRIDILINNVGGTIWMKPFATYEEDQIEKEIRRSLFPTLWGCRAVLPAMLEQKGGVIVNVSSVATRGINRVPYAAAKGGVNALTAAMAFEYAEQNIRVNAVAPGGTEAPERLIPRNETPDSPQEKMWKQEVVGQTVSSSLMKRYGTIEEQTSAILFLASDEASYITGITIPVAGGDLG; via the coding sequence ATGATTCATCCCAATAGATTTTTAGGAAAAGTGGTACTTGTTACAGGAGCTGCTCAAGGAATAGGAAAAACAGTTGCTTTACAACTTTTGAACGAAGGTGCTTCGGTAGTATTAATTGACCGTTCTCCGATAGTAAATGAAATAGTTTTGCAATTGGTTGAAGACCAAAAAAACAAAGCACTTCCTGTTGTGGCTGATTTAGAACAATTTCAAGGTTTCCAATCAGTTGTAGCGCAAGGAATCGAAAAATTTGGAAGAATTGATATTTTGATTAACAATGTGGGAGGAACCATTTGGATGAAACCTTTTGCAACTTATGAAGAAGATCAGATTGAAAAAGAAATTCGCCGCTCTCTTTTTCCGACACTTTGGGGATGCCGTGCTGTACTTCCGGCGATGTTAGAACAAAAAGGAGGTGTGATAGTAAATGTTTCTTCAGTGGCTACTCGAGGAATCAATAGAGTTCCTTATGCTGCCGCAAAAGGAGGAGTCAACGCACTTACTGCAGCTATGGCTTTTGAATACGCAGAACAAAATATTAGAGTGAATGCTGTTGCACCTGGTGGAACCGAAGCTCCGGAACGTTTGATTCCACGTAATGAAACACCAGATTCTCCGCAAGAAAAAATGTGGAAACAAGAAGTTGTTGGCCAAACTGTTTCGTCAAGTTTAATGAAACGCTACGGAACTATTGAAGAACAAACCTCGGCCATACTTTTTCTAGCTTCAGATGAAGCTTCTTATATCACAGGAATTACAATCCCAGTTGCTGGGGGCGATTTAGGGTAA
- a CDS encoding Rieske 2Fe-2S domain-containing protein produces the protein MDKLNKEYVDSLLEKNVAEGLYRHNRESFTNPELFELEMKYIFESNWVYLAHESQITETNDYFTTHIGRQPIFIARNKEGELNAFINACSHRGAQLCRYKKGNKSTYTCPFHGWTFNNSGKLLKVKDVKGAGYPEQFNTEGSHDLKKVARFESYKGFLFGSLNPDSSSLEDYLGETKKIIDQMVDQAEFGLEVVKGSSTYTYDANWKMQMENGADGYHVSSVHWNYVATMGNRKEEGTKAVDPNGWSKSIGGVYGFDNGHILLWTKMLNPEVRPLYSQLDRLNSELGEERTNFIVNETRNLAIYPNVYLMDQFSTQIRVCRPISVDKTEVTIYCIAPKNEATESRALRLRQYEDFFNVTGMGTPDDLEEFRSCQESYLAKAMPWNDVSRGAEHWIYGPDEHATAMGINPKLSGIRTEDEGLFLMQHHYWSDTLKAGLEKEELINQENNL, from the coding sequence ATGGATAAATTAAATAAAGAATATGTTGATAGCCTACTGGAAAAGAATGTAGCAGAAGGTCTCTATCGTCATAACAGAGAATCATTTACTAATCCGGAACTTTTCGAATTAGAAATGAAATATATTTTCGAAAGTAATTGGGTGTATTTGGCGCATGAAAGTCAAATAACAGAAACAAATGATTATTTCACCACACATATTGGAAGACAACCCATATTTATAGCACGAAATAAAGAGGGTGAGTTGAATGCTTTTATCAATGCTTGCAGCCACAGAGGAGCACAGCTTTGTCGTTATAAAAAAGGAAATAAATCAACCTACACTTGTCCTTTTCATGGCTGGACTTTTAATAATTCGGGAAAATTATTAAAAGTAAAAGATGTAAAAGGAGCTGGATATCCAGAACAATTCAATACGGAAGGGTCGCATGATTTGAAAAAAGTAGCACGATTTGAATCGTACAAAGGATTTTTATTTGGCAGCTTAAATCCAGATTCGTCATCATTAGAAGATTATTTGGGTGAAACCAAAAAGATTATTGATCAAATGGTCGATCAAGCGGAATTTGGATTAGAAGTAGTAAAAGGAAGTTCAACGTATACTTATGATGCCAACTGGAAAATGCAGATGGAAAACGGTGCAGACGGATATCACGTAAGTTCGGTACACTGGAATTATGTTGCAACAATGGGAAACCGAAAGGAAGAGGGGACAAAAGCGGTTGACCCTAACGGATGGTCAAAAAGTATAGGTGGTGTTTATGGGTTTGATAACGGTCACATTTTACTTTGGACTAAAATGCTGAATCCAGAAGTGCGACCACTTTACAGCCAATTAGACAGATTGAATTCGGAATTGGGAGAAGAAAGAACCAATTTTATTGTAAACGAAACGCGCAACTTGGCAATTTATCCTAATGTGTATTTGATGGATCAATTTTCGACACAAATTCGTGTATGTCGTCCTATTTCAGTGGATAAAACCGAAGTGACGATTTACTGTATTGCACCCAAAAATGAAGCTACCGAATCCCGCGCATTACGTCTTCGCCAATACGAAGATTTTTTCAACGTGACTGGTATGGGAACTCCTGATGATTTAGAAGAATTCAGGTCGTGTCAAGAAAGTTATTTGGCGAAAGCAATGCCTTGGAATGATGTGAGTCGTGGTGCGGAACATTGGATTTACGGACCTGACGAACATGCAACGGCTATGGGAATAAACCCAAAATTAAGTGGAATCAGAACCGAAGATGAAGGATTGTTCTTGATGCAACACCATTATTGGTCAGATACCTTGAAAGCGGGTTTGGAAAAAGAGGAATTGATTAACCAAGAAAATAATTTGTAA